The following proteins come from a genomic window of Macaca fascicularis isolate 582-1 chromosome 8, T2T-MFA8v1.1:
- the E2F5 gene encoding transcription factor E2F5 isoform X4: MATKCLDEIPINVLTHIFDWAADTLAVRQKRRIYDITNVLEGIDLIEKKSKNSIQWKGVGAGCNTKEVIDRLRYLKAEIEDLELKERELDQQKLWLQQSIKNVMDDSINNRFSYVTHEDICNCFNGDTLLAIQAPSGTQLEVPIPEMGQNGQKKYQINLKSHSGPIHVLLINKESSSSKPVVFPVPPPDDLTQPSSQSLTPVTPQKSSMATENLPEQHVSERSQTLQQTSATEISSAGSISGDIIDELMSSDVFPLLRLSPTPADDYNFNLDDNEGVCDLFDVQILNY, encoded by the exons GCTGCTGATACTTTGGCTGTGAggcaaaaaaggagaatttatgATATCACCAATGTCTTAGAGGGAATTGACTTGattgaaaaaaagtcaaaaaacagtatCCAGTGGAA AGGTGTAGGTGCTGGCTGTAATACTAAAGAAGTCATAGATAGATTAAGATATCTTAAAGCTGAAATTGAAGATCTAGAACTGAAGGAAAGAGAACTTGATCAGCAGAAGTTGTGGCTACAGCAAAGCATCAAAAATGTGATGGACGATTCCATTAATAATAG ATTTTCCTATGTAACTCATGAAGACATCTGTAATTGCTTTAATG GTGATACACTTTTGGCCATTCAGGCACCTTCTGGTACACAACTGGAGGTACCCATTCCAGAAATG GGTCAGAATGGACAAAAGAAATACCAGATCAATCTAAAGAGTCATTCAGGACCTATCCATGTGCTGCTTATAAATAAAGAGTCGAGTTCATCTAAGCCCGTGGTTTTTCCTGTTCCCCCACCTGATGACCTCACACAGCCTTCCTCGCAGTCCTTGACTCCAGTGACTCCACAGAAATCCAGCATGGCAACTGAAAATCTGCCTGAGCAACATGTctctgaaagaagccagactctgCAGCAGACATCAGCtacagaaatatcttcag CAGGATCTATTAGTGGAGATATCATTGATGAGTTAATGTCTTCTGATG TGTTTCCTCTCTTAAGGCTTTCTCCTACCCCGGCAGATGACTACAACTTTAATTTAGATGATAATGAAGGAGTTTGTGATCTGTTTGATGTCCAGATACTAAATTATTAG
- the RBIS gene encoding ribosomal biogenesis factor isoform X1, which produces MGKNKLRGPKSRNVFHIASQKNFKAKNKAKPVTTNLKKINIMNDEKVNRVNKAFVNVQKELAHFSKGPSVEPLQKELIPQQRHESKPVNVDEATKLMALL; this is translated from the exons ATGGGCAAGAACAAATTAAGAGGGCCGAAGTCCAGGAATGTATTTCACATAGCCAGCCAAAAAAACTTTAAggctaaaaacaaagcaaaaccagtTACCACTAATCTTAAGAAG ataaatattatgaATGATGAAAAAGTTAACAGAGTAAATAAAGCTTTTGTAAATGTACAAAAGGAACTTGCACATTTCTCAAAAGGCCCTTCAGTTGAACCTCTGCAGAAAGAATTG ATTCCTCAGCAGCGTCACGAAAGCAAACCAGTTAATGTTGATGAAGCTACAAAATTAATGGCTCTGTTGTAA
- the RBIS gene encoding ribosomal biogenesis factor isoform X2 codes for MGKNKLRGPKSRNVFHIASQKNFKAKNKAKPVTTNLKKIPQQRHESKPVNVDEATKLMALL; via the exons ATGGGCAAGAACAAATTAAGAGGGCCGAAGTCCAGGAATGTATTTCACATAGCCAGCCAAAAAAACTTTAAggctaaaaacaaagcaaaaccagtTACCACTAATCTTAAGAAG ATTCCTCAGCAGCGTCACGAAAGCAAACCAGTTAATGTTGATGAAGCTACAAAATTAATGGCTCTGTTGTAA